AAATAGCTTCAACAGCTATAACTTTCTTTTGCCTCCTATGGTCATCAATATTTGTAGGATTTGGGACCTTAGTGATATAACAGGACTGATTATGAACATCtaaattattttaatgttgGGAATGGGGCATTGGAATTAGACCTTTCAAAAGGTAGAAAGTGCGAGGACGGAACATAGACGAGATGAAATGACAAGTGATGGTTCTAGTTTTGGGGAACATGATGACATGTTTGggtatttcaaaagaaaattaattctttttaacCCATTTGTAGATGGGTTTATAGAAGGGTGAGACAACTAGCTATTAGggcgaggtttttttttttttttttagtggggACTAAGGAGATGGGAGAGGTTCATAGGGTTCAGGGATTTTTGGAGGAGGGTAAGGTCAAGGTGGTTTATATGAGATaatgaattgatatttttctccatcttcttcaccaAGAGATCCAACGGTGGGGTTTCCATCAAAATACCTTTGGTAAAGTTTATTTTTGATCGTTTCTTTCTTCGGATGGtctatcatcttcttcgtcatGGAGGATTTGTGTAAAGAGAGCATTGACAATCTAGATCCAGAAACAGTGTCCGGGATCTTTATAGTAATGGATAGGATTTCCCTCCTGGTCAAAAGATTCAATCATGGATTTTGGATTTGGGTGGCTTTCATCTCCGGGATATGGGCTTTGCAGAGGTTGCAtcactttttttggtaaaggtaagtataATATAGATTTTGCCAAACGAATATACAAAGAGAGGAAGCCTGGTGCAACAACAAAACAACTGCGTCTAAATCATTAGAAATGTAGAAGtggttatattttattaatttcttagtcCTATGTGGCTCACCAGCATGCCTAGCCAACATATAACCCTTACACGACATCGTCTAAAAGTCATAATATTGATCATTCGAatgccaaattttattaaagtgatcatttgagtggtatatttttatttaaagtgatcacttcaatgGTAGTTCTTTTTCTAACAACTTGAGCTTTTCAAATAATTGTTTATTGTCTCAAAAAAATTAcatctttttttctattgtgCACTAACTAAATGTAACAAGCAGATGACGCCACCATATCATTAGTAATTGATAAAGGGAGggtaaaaagagaattttcaccAATGGATTTGCCAATTGCTACACCATTTTGCATAAATGGTACACCAATGGATTGTCTGATTATTCCACAATATTCTGCCAAATTATCCCCAGATAATCTAGTAACAACCTGATTTGCCCAAATGTCTTACAACAGagaagctttagactttgatacTCTTTTATTCATTTACACAACAGTAAGATCTTTCCtaagcaataaaaaataatattgtgggtaatcaactatcaataGGTTCCACTGGATTTGGAGTCTTGATTGGGTGATTCGGGAATAAATTTGGGAATATCGTATTAAGACCAGTGATCGAAGTTAGGTGAGACCCAGTAGCTGCGTGATTAATGCTGTCGTCGGTGCTGGACCCAAATCAAGAATGTTGTCGCTGAGCATCCCTCCTCGCCGGGTTTGGTTCCGAGCAGATTGGAAGCTCTTTTTGAGCCTCAGATTTACgtgttgtatttttttttcgtcGTTTTGGCCGAGCTAATGTCTTGTCATGCGAGTTTGGTTCTCAGGATTCGGAATCCGTTCGGTTTTTCCTTGTTGTGGCGATTCTGTGGATTTATTCATGGAGTGGTTGAAGCTCGATGATTCTTGTTTTCACCTAGATTTACTACTATTGGTTTTTTCTGTTTAGGGAGATCGATTCATTGTTGCGCTTTTGCCTCACCCCTTGTTGGTTGTAATAATGAATCGATTGTCCTTAAACAGAAAAAACAATCGCAGCAAACTTAGGCAAAAATGAGAATCGTGGAGTTTCAACCACTCCGTGAATAAATCCTACATAGAATCACAGGAAAAAGCGAACAGAAACGCTTCCAAGTCCCAATAGAACCGAATCCCGGGCGGCAAGACATCAGCTCAGCCGAAACAACGAAGGAAAAACAGCACGCAAATCCGAGGCTCAAGGAAGCAATCTCTCCGGAACCAAACCCTAAGAAATCATAACGAACAACAGAATCCGAGAACCAGTGGGAGGGAGGCACCTGAAGAGAGAGTACATCTCGGGGGTGGGCGAGGGAGGCGTCGACGGCGAGGGACGAGAGGGGATGCTCAGCAACGACATTCTTGATTTGGGTCCAGCTCCACTTTGGGTGGGCCTATCGTATTATGACTATCGATCGAAGTCAGGTGAGACCCAGTGGTTACTTGATTAATTCTCGAATAATGGATGTTCCCAACATCTTTCCCTCCGTCGCTTGTTCATTTTAACCGGTAGGGCCTATGAGCAGGGATGCTCAGCGACAACACCCTTGATTTGGGTCCAGCTCCACTTTGCGTGGATATCGACGCGATCGACAAGCGTCTACTGCTTGCTTAATTCATTGGAAGCAGTTGGAAAATTTAATCTTCACTCCAAAAACAATGTCTTGAAACTTATCCCGTGCTCGATTTTAGGGTAATTACCTACATTCGGTTTGGTCGCGCCATATTGTTTTCTAATGGAAATGTCTGTCACGCCATAATGTTTTCTAATGGTAACGTCTATTAGAAAGCAGCGTCCTGATGGAAATTGTCTACTTCAAAgttgaaatgaaaattgataTAGGTGCCAAACTGGAAACTTTGCCAAGGTAAATATACCAGAAGCGCAATCCATCACATCGCAGGAGCTATCTAATCTACGTCTTCGTTCACTGCATCAGGAAAAGAAAGGGTGAAGACTTTGCATAAGCAAGAGGtaaaaacaagaggaaaaaataagaaggaaCTAGAGATTTGGCTCCGTGGACAAAGAACGCTACCCAAcgtcccaaaaataaaatgcatcACCTTTGTACATCAAAATCGGCTAGCATCTTCCTAGTTTCTTCCTTAATTTTACATGGGTCTATGCGAGACATCTACATTTCGCCTTATTCCTTCAGAAGCCATTTGTCCTGTGACATCATAATTTTCCTATAATCGTCTAAAGAAGGCATACTATCCACAGAAAAGAACCATGTCCACAGCAGCACGACGAGTAGTTGGCTGGAGGTGCTGCAGAACTGCCACAGTGACAAAGACGCGGATGCTGTAGAAGAAGACGAGCATGGGATCTGTAAATAACAAGGAGGAGAAGTCTATTGCTACAATATGTTCGAACTCAACCATATATAGGGTAAATCATTCTTCATAAACAAGAGAACAGCTGTTAAGGAACTTTTTGGTATCTTGTAGATGGCTCAGCGTCCAGATTCCCATTAAACAAGAACTAACATAGCTATAAATGCTTACCAGTAGTGTTTTATCAGTCTGAGCTCGTGTTTGAAGCATCAATTTATCAGACAATCcgtcaaattaattttaaagatTCCCCCGTCAACTCTCTTCTTACAAGCTTCAGGACCTCCATAATCTGCAAGAAGCAAGGGAGAGATAGTGAGCGAAGGATTAGAAACTCCATCTTAAGTTATGTCAGATAGCAGGTCAATACAAATGTTTACACTGCCCAGAAGACAGACAAATTATGATTCTGAGAGCATTTAAATTAATAGTTTGCTCACGCACGAATTCAGTTAAAAAGCTTCCAAGTCCAAACTCAAATGTAGAATGATGCTATTACTACCCTAAACATAAAagcagagaaaaaagaaaaaatcttttCACTGGTAAGCCGACAGCAGCACAATGAAAagatctttcattttattttcttttttccttttgaggaGGATGACTAGTGAATGGGAGGGTTGGGCTAATATTGGGAAGGTGTTTTTAAATGCCTTGCCAGACGATATTGGCTCAAAACCCTTTGTAGTAACAAAAATTAGGACAAGTTCATACTTTAATGAACAATCAGACCCTAAGCTTGTTATAAGACAAGGTAAAGCAATGCCTATAGAACATCACGTCCTGCCCATTGCCTAGTTTGGGTTCCTCCAGGCCAAGAGAATCCACCTGCCAATCCTACTAACCCACCTCCACAAGGAACTGATTCTCAAACTGCTCAAGCTCCCAACACCTTTGCCCCAACAAGAGCAAATTCAAGGACAGCCTATCCCAGCGACGTTGAGCTTAGACTTGGCAGGTATCATCTTCAGTTCGGCCTATGTCTCACACTATATGTGCATGTAGAGCCATTGACAGTCCAGTCGTATGTAACATTGGATTTATTACACATGGAAAATACGACAGATTTGAATGTGTTGATTCCTCTTAGTAACATCAGATTCAATGATAACGTCCGCACAAGTTTTTTATCAGTTATATGTGTGAGATAATATTAAATACGCAATAAAATctcacttaattttttttccaatctaaaatttaaaaacaaacaCAGCCATGACCAAAGGCAAAAGCAACTTACTCCAGGATAATGTTGCAAGATTGGAGAGTAGTGATCCAAACCAATATAAACTTTCTCCAGGAGATTCAAAAGTGTATCCACCTGGTCTCCTAGGAGATCGACCTGCAGATTTAAATAACGTTTTTAACTTTCTCCACTTGTGTTGTCTATCAAATGCAATAGACTTTCCACCATTAAATTTGCACCCGGCTGAATATCAGTTATCATTTTACCCTTCAAGACCAAAAGTGAGAATGACAAACAAAAGCCACGGAATGCTCAAGCCTGTGCAGGAAAGAAAGACATTCATCCACAGAGATTtaacaatgaagaagaaagcctGATAGTGTCCaaataattattggttacgTGAATAACCAAAAAGCTGCTGCAAGACAGGCACCCAAAACCACCTGAGATATTGTGATGATTTTTTCACACTaactttatttttgaaatttcagcCACAATTAAAGAGCTACATTAAGATACAAAATATTGGCAAACAAAGAAAATGTAAGACAATTTCCTATaaagtggaaaaataaataataaaaaaaaaactctcattGAAAACATATACTTGATTAGCTCCTCTAGACTTAATGCACCAACTAACCTGTTTTCAATAATAGAAGCAAGACATTGAACTAAACCTGACCTTCAGTGTAACGTAAAATGACTTGCATATCAAGTGAAAATGCATTGGTAAGTCTTGCTTACTGAAACTACTAGCTTTGTGATTCGCTTACCTCAGCTTCAGCTTTTGAAGGTCtgaacattttctttcaagtctCTGCTCATAGATAGATCCCATtcttctaagtgcaatagcctGCTGCCCAAAGGAACTCAGTTGGGACCCCAAGGTACCCAACCTAGAGATCACCATGCAAACAACTTTAGTCCAAAGTCACCACAAAACTTGCAGATCAAGACACCAGCCTACCAGAAATCTTATGCCTTAAACAGGCTAAAAGTGCAAAATAGTGAAGTAAACCACTTTGAATGAGTATTTGACAGGTTTATTGTTGAGGAAATTAAAGAAACCCCATAGTTTCCCCAGCTAAACAGTCAGCAAGAGCTACTGCACTTGCATGCTCAAGTTATAAAGAAGGAAGAATACAGACATTTGTGATCTGCAGCTGGAAAATTGATGCATCCAGAATGAGTCCCAACAACGGTGAGCCTTGAAGTTAGAATAAGGACATTTCATTCACAGGGAGATCTGGGTTCAAAGGTGAAAAGCACCATCTGGAATGCAGAGGTATAACTGAGTTACTGCACCTGCCAATTTATTAGAATGCAGGATAGTCTATATAGGTGTGACGGCATGATTTCAACTTAGAAGACTAATGGTTGTTAGAAGGCAGCTTTGCTAGAGAACATTACATTCCAATGACTTCCTAGCATTTCTCATTGATTTGAAAATCACAACAATGATTTGGAGAATTTAAGCATTTTTCCCTCAGCAGTAGGTATCCAAATTCTCAGTCTCTGATCCTGATACAGCTGGTACACACGTAAATGTGACCTTCACTATTCAAAAGTATCACTTACCCCAAATTCCTCAAAAAACTATACTCAGTAAAAACCAAGGGAAACTCTAATTTTCCACCTTTAATGGCTAATGGCAAATCCTTTGAACTAATTGATGAAAATACCCCTAAAATCTGCCCTAATGATTGCTCTCTCCAGGcactcttcttcctctcttgaTCTGGTAATTAGTTTCTCTAGATTCCTGTCAAATAGATTATGGCAACAGAGGCTTCATACAAAACAAGATTCTCTTCGTGTCTCCTTACTCACCTTAACAATGTTTTTCACACTATTAAACTCTCCCCCTGCCGGGGGGAGCCAAAAAGTCAACAACAAAGCAGATGCAACAGAAATTTCAAGTGGAGGCAGATTTTCACTTGTTTTCTGCCAAAATAATCGGTAACTATTGAATGACTTATTTAGTAATTACTTATTTCCGTTCAGAATGAAGTCTATGAAGGTATATATTTCAGATTGAATGAACTTCCCTAGCCTCATTTCCAGTGGAGTCACAGAACTGAGATGAGCCTTCCTTTGGGAAGCATATCCATTACAACTATTAGCCTGCAACCTCCACATAAATTATGGGAAGATTTCCATCTTTCTCCAGCAAATGTCAGAACTGTATATAGAAATGGAACAAGAGGGTGTCTTCTGGTGTGAACATCAAAACACTGGGATCTTGGGAAAACTGGCTCATTTTAATTCAGGACAATGTGGGTTCTTTATTATAAAAGTCCTGTATTCAACCTTAAAAGCTAATTTTAGAATAATTCCACCAGAAAAAACTGATCCACCGCAGCAGCTTGGTCAGCCTATTTTCTTAACCAAATGCAGCTCATctaaaagctaaaaagaaaagcaaaagaaagcgAAGATAAAATATGGAGTTATAAAGAGATGTAGCTTTCACTTTTTCAGATATAAAAAATGCATCCTAAACTATTGAATGCATATAGGTTAAACTTGCTTTTTCGTATCATTTGATCATACCATGTGAATAGAGTCTATTTGGTAGAAGGATCTTTATGTTCCAAAGCATGCTACTCAATCTTCAGATCTTTTAATAGTCAATTAGTGTTCTTATAGGTTGTCGACTTTATGCATTGTGCCCTTCAATGAGAACTCTTTATGTTTTCCTCAATGAAGATAAATCACATAATTTCTTAGCATCCGAGTATTTAAATAGAAAGCTGAATTCAAATGTCAAGGCAGATAGCTCTCCAAAAGTGAATAGATTTCTACAAGTGATTTAGGCACAAAGCCATTAAGGACACTGTCAAAATCACATAGATAGTAGGTGTAGTCGAACTGGGCGGGAAATGCGGACCTTTCACGGTATGCTGCGAGGAGATATGAGCAATCATGCATAACTCAGTAAGACAACTACTTCACCGCCCGAGATTGCTTCCCTAATGTCTAATTCAGGTTTTGAGtctggaaaaatattttaccaaaTGACACTTCCATCAAGGTTCAACTTTTTCATGATACTATTTTCCTTTACAAGTGAAGAATTCCTTAGAAAAAGCTTAGTCAAAGATGACTCACATTAATTCAATATAACCAGTCCATTGTTTGACTTACTAAAGTATTACTCAACAAAAATTGGAAGATGAAAGGAATGGTGGTAGTGGTGGACGTGACTGTGAGTAATTTAAAATCCACAAACACGAGATGGTAGCTGTCTCTGACGGCAAGCAGCTGCAATGATCTTTAGATGATTTCAGGCTACCTCAAAAAAGTTACCAACAAATAATAAATCGGTTAATAAGTATAAACTAAGCCTAATGGGAGCCAGCGCATCAACCCTTGGGTAGCAAGTGCTGGCCAGTCCAAACTCAGAGATGTGATGGGCAATATGGACAATAAGTGTGGCAGGTTAACTTCCCATCAAACTATCAGAGCCTAGTTCAATACACCATAGACACAATGCCCATGCTCTAAAAAGACATTTATAAAGCAGCCTTGCTCCCTCACTTCTGCAATATTTAAGGGATCATCAACTTGACCGATCCATTCCCTTTGTCTACCAAAAGCCAGAGAAAGAATTTCTATTGTTGGACAAATTTATACAATTCCCCCAAAGACATTTTGTTAATAATGTAATTCCTACAAGTCAAGCACATATAGCATAAGGTCGGATGATAAAGAATAGTTATTCTACAGTACTAGTGATAATCTAGAAAATGCACTGAAAGCTTCAATAGTTTTGCTAAGGAACAAGTTAACCCACATGAAGCCCTCTATAGCAGCTTCTTAAAGAACTGTACGTGTCATAAAGGAAAACAGTAAATAGAGGAAGTTTAGTGCGTACCTCATGTTTTCCTCTGAATATCTTCCGATATACTCTGTTCCAAGCCAGCTACTTTCTTCAGCAATTCTGTGGACAGTTCCAGTCATTAACTCAAGCTGTTTcaagttctctctctttctttaactCTAAGCAACACTACAGCATTCTCCTTCTCTTGATTAGCCACCAGAAACAACCCTCTCTCTTCAGTAAGCTTTACTCAACTCTTCGACTGCTAAACTTAACTTCTCATTCAGATTGTTCAACTCCCTTTCATATACTTTAATTTGCTCAAGTCCTTGAGCAAGGTTACTCTTTCATGAGTTCTGACTTTTTATCCATCTCTGCAATTAGGATTTGCTGTCTACTTGATTCCGCTTTCAAGAGGTCAAGCtcttgagaaattatttcgCATTGTTTCATCTGTATAGACAATTTATTAGCTGTTTCCTGAGctaatttctccttttcttccaccAACAACGCCAACTGCGTTGTCTCCTGCTTTAGCTTCATTCTCGAAATTTTCGATTCCAGTgatctttctctttccattGCTTCCCATTCAAGTGATGCTCTGAGCTTCATTTCGTTAATATACAAATCATTCGAGTGACACAATTTCTCCTTGACATCCTTCAAAACTTCTGCAAATATCATTCCATCCAACCCTTGCAATATAGCAGACTCAtattcaaattctcaaattcaGATTGGCATGAACATTCAGCAACATGAGCAATTTCATGAACATCTTCCTGATATTTTCTGAGCATACAAATTGCCAGAAATATGGtgaatgtatgccatcatctcCTTGATGACACATATGTATACCACTTCAGAAATGGAAGCTTCAATTTGTGCATCCTCCCGTTTACATGAGAGATTTCcaatcatttcaaataattttgccTCAGCGGAAGAATGAGAAGAGATTTGCTTTGCATCATTAGAAATTTGTGAGAAGACACTTTACCTCTTTTTTCTTATCAGAAAAAGAATACCTCTTAGCCAGTGATTTTCAGTCAGAAGATCTTCCAACCTCTCCCTCATAGTGCCAAAACTTACAGCATCACCGTTAGATTGAGGTACGGTGTTACTTTCCATCAAAATGTCATCCAACTTCAAGAGCACCTCAGGGATTTTTCTCTTCAATCCTTCAAATTCCTTGTCCTTTCTTGACCGTCAATGAAAGTCCTCTGTCCTTCATGTATTCTCGCTTGAGACTAAAAACCTCTTCAGTCTTCTCCTGTATCTTGGACTCATggaatcttttcattttggtcatcTCAGTCTTGAAATAACTTATCAATTCATCTTCCATATGTTTTAGTTGAGCTGGGTCCAAATTCTCTGGCCTAGTGATTATCAGCTCATCATGCTTGCCACTACCCTCCCAGGGAGAAGCTGATAGCAAATGGTTACCTGACAGTTTCCGATTCAAGTGATCagttctttttattaatcaaacaTTCTTCACCATCCTCCAAGGACACTTGCGAAATTAGGTGTCCATTATCATCACCGGACAATAGATTAGAAAGCACAACCAGTTCCTCGTAGAGGAGCtgttatttcttttatcttcttcagcGACCTGTGGTTTTCACACCCATGAGAATAACTATTAAGATCCCAAAGCTTCCTCTCAAACTCACTGTGGAGGCTCCTGATGTAGTCAGTTGTCACAATGATCCTCAATTTCTGCTCTTAGTTCCCATTCCTGCTGCATCTCACGAAGTGACGTCTTAGATATGTGAACCATATCCTTCAGCtggctcaaagaaaaagaatctaGTGTACTCTGGAGACCATTGAAAGTACTGTCCACACCGATCAATCTTTCAGAGACGTCCTCCAGCAAGATACCACACCAACCCCACCAACTCATCACCTGAACAATCCTCCTACAACGATTTCCACCTTTAACGTAGTTTACCTCTTTCTTGAGTTTCGCTAGCTGCTCTTTCACTTCGCTTATACAGCTGCTCAGAAAATCCGAATTCCCCATCACACGGTCTTTCTGAGGGATTTGAGATGACTAAAAATGGGTCTTGCTGGGTATTCCCCTCATTCAACAATGACAACGGAATGGCGAAAGCTTATCCCTCCCTCCACTGTACGATACGCACGCAACGTTTCCTTCAGCCTGGCTATCTCCAGCTGCTTCTCCCAATCTTCTCCTCGGCCTCCTGCTCCACCGCACTCACCATACCCTTGATAACAGAATCGCTCACCATCCTCGAAATCGTGAGCCTATCGTTGATATCCTGCAAATaagattccaaatctgccaAGAGGTCGATGTCCAGACTCTCGCTCTCTCTGCCATTACCCACATGGCCGAACGGCCTATCGCTGCACGAGGCGGCACCATTGTCCGTAACTCTAAAGCTCTCCAAACCAACGAGCTCCTCCATAGATTACAGTACCTAGCGAAATCTCTATCCCCAACTAACactgcacccaaaaaaaaaagaggaaaagaaagataaatagaGGACAAGACATCCATCCATGCACCCataaatcaaaaagaaaagaaaagtaaagaaccCAACAAACACGAGAGACCACAACAGTCAAGAAAAGGACAACCCTCCTCAACACTCGCTTTCAGCCGCTTAGCAATCACGCTAGCCAAGCCTTTAAGGAAAGCCGCACAACCTAGCCTAATCTATCGCCAACGAAGAACCGCGAGCCGCCATTTCACGTCGCCGGCACGCGGGTCGGCTCCATTTCCCCAGCCCCACAACACGACCACGAAGCGCACGCGATTCCTACTCGACCCGAACCCGAAAAACTCGAGTGTCCAACCGCATTCCAGCTCAATTAACGCGAGGAGGGCAGCAGTTCGAAATTCACGAACCTGAGCTCCGAGCTCCAATCGACGCCCTCCAAGCGAGGGCCGGCGAAGCGAGGAAGAAGCTACGGAGAACCACGAAGCGCCGGGATTCAGGGCGGAGGCCGGGCCGCCATGCGCGAAGAGCTTCGGGAGGTGGTCTTCGTTCCGGTCCAGCGATTTCTCCGAGTGGGACTGTGgtctctgattttttttttctttaggtttCTTACAGCGAGAAGACGGGGAAGTTTTGGTGAACCGTGAGCGGGAGATGGGGGATGGGGAAGCGAATTGACCCCGGGGAAATGCGAAATTTACGGGATTGCCATTCTGTTGACTTTTCCTGATAGTGATAGAGTCCAATGGGAGTAAAGATGAGATTCCTAGGGGATGCCTATTTCATTCCTTCCCCAATGTTAACGGGATAATGagataaataatttatgaatatcggtcaaatatataatgtgatttttttttggtcgatctttttttttttatcggtacTATACAATTAACCCACACCTAAAACTATATCGTCTATTCAAACCTCTCTTAGAAGGTAATATTCGAACCTCCTTTCCTTTCTATTATTGGAAAGGTACTAGGATATAATGTGATCTTTGAAtgcctaatttatttaatatggtcaATAGATTTTTTATACATGCAGTCCCTAAATTATATAGAAATATTCGATGTAATCCTtcaattagtttaaaatcaatgacaatattgaacatttttatatatagttgaaagattgaattaaacatatataaaaatttgtgactacattgaataaattaaaaattatgaaccatattacatattgaattaaaagtttaaagataaTTTGCATCATTTTTGCAATGTTAATGCGTTACCAATTTTTCTTAAACTTAATTTTGTAGTTAGCGattatttgttaatttcaatGTTTTATATTTATATGAGGATTACAATTTTAAGTTAATTATAtacaaattaaatgcaaaatttaGTAGCTCACTGAATTAGCTGTGAATGATAGATATTTATTGTTGACAAAAAACGAAAACTTCCTTTATTTCCATTTCTATAAACTGAACATGGAAGAATTAATTCAGAAGATccaataaaaattttgatacttttctTCGACGCAGTTATAACTGAGCCCAAGACTAGAAAGAATTGANNNNNNNNNNNNNNN
This region of Eucalyptus grandis isolate ANBG69807.140 chromosome 8, ASM1654582v1, whole genome shotgun sequence genomic DNA includes:
- the LOC104444903 gene encoding LOW QUALITY PROTEIN: WPP domain-associated protein (The sequence of the model RefSeq protein was modified relative to this genomic sequence to represent the inferred CDS: inserted 2 bases in 2 codons; deleted 2 bases in 2 codons); its protein translation is MEELVGLESFRVTDNGAASCSDRPFGHVGNGRESESLDIDLLADLESYLQDINDRLTISRMVSDSVIKGMVSAVEQEAEEKIXEKQLEIARLKETLRAYRTKDRVMGNSDFLSSCISEVKEQLAKLKKEVNYVKGGNRCRRIVQVMSWWGWCGILLEDVSERLIGVDSTFNGLQSTLDSFSLSQLKDMKLRIIVTTDYIRSLHSEFERKLWDLNSYSHGCENHRTDHLNRKLSGNHLLSASPWEGSGKHDELIITRPENLDPAQLKHMEDELISYFKTEMTKMKRFHESKIQEKTEEVFSLKREYMKDRGLSLTVRKDKEFEGLKRKIPEVLLKLDDILMESNTVPQSNGDAVSFGTMRERLEDLLTENHWLREFEYESAILQGLDGMIFAEVLKDVKEKLCHSNDLYINEMKLRASLEWEAMERERSLESKISRMKLKQETTQLALLVEEKEKLAQETANKLSIQMKQCEIISQELDLLKAESSRQQILIAEMDKKSELMKSNLAQGLEQIKVYERELNNLNEKLSLAVEELTYRERSAFPAQFDYTYYLCDFDSVLNGFVPKSLKTSENLPPLEISVASALLLTFWLPPAGGEFNSVKNIVKAHRCWDSFWMHQFSSCRSQMLGTLGSQLSSFGQQAIALRRMGSIYEQRLERKCSDLXKAEAEVDLLGDQVDTLLNLLEKVYIGLDHYSPILQHYPGIMEVLKLVRRELTGESLKLI